A genomic region of Chionomys nivalis chromosome 12, mChiNiv1.1, whole genome shotgun sequence contains the following coding sequences:
- the LOC130885236 gene encoding olfactory receptor 4N5 has product METKNSSVVTEFILLGLTQSQDTQLLVFALISVFYLIILPGNFLIIFTVRSDPGLTAPLYFFLGNLAFLDASYSFIVVPRMLVDFFCEKKVISYQSCITQLFFLHFLGAGEMFLLVVMAFDRYIAICRPLYYATLMNPRVCYALLLALWLGGFAHSIVQVALILNLPFCGPNQLDNFFCDVPQVIKLACTDTFEVELLMVSNSGLLTLLCFLGLLASYAVILYHVKGQSSEGKRKAVSTCTTHIIIVFLMFGPAIFIYTRPFQALKADKVVSLFHTVIFPLMNPVIYTLRNQEVKTSMRKLLNHYVVC; this is encoded by the coding sequence ATGGAGACCAAGAACAGCTCAGTAGTAACAGAATTCATCCTCCTGGGACTGACTCAGTCTCAAGATACTCAACTCCTTGTCTTTGCCCTCATTTCAGTTTTCTACCTCATAATTCTTCCTGGAAATTTTCTTATCATTTTCACCGTTAGATCGGACCCTGGACTCACAGCCCCACTTTACTTCTTTCTGGGTAACTTGGCCTTTTTGGATGCCTCCTACTCTTTCATTGTAGTCCCCAGGATGCTTGTGGATTTCTTCTGTGAGAAAAAGGTCATTTCTTACCAAAGCTGCATCACTCAGCTCTTTTTCTTGCACTTCCTTGGAGCAGGAGAAATGTTCCTTCTTGTTGTGATGGCTTTTGATCGTTACATCGCCATATGCCGCCCTCTGTACTACGCCACTCTCATGAACCCGAGAGTCTGTTATGCATTATTGTTGGCTCTGTGGCTTGGGGGTTTTGCTCATTCCATTGTACAAGTTGCTCTTATCCTGAACTTGCCCTTTTGTGGCCCAAACCAGCTGGATAACTTTTTCTGTGATGTTCCACAGGTCATTAAGCTAGCCTGCACTGATACCTTTGAAGTGGAGCTCCTGATGGTCTCCAACAGTGGGCTGCTTACCCTCTTGTGCTTCTTGGGACTTCTGGCCTCCTATGCTGTCATCCTCTACCATGTCAAAGGACAATCTtctgaagggaagaggaaagctgtCTCTACATGCACTACCCACATTATAATTGTGTTTCTCATGTTTGGGCCTGCCATTTTTATCTACACCCGCCCCTTCCAGGCTCTCAAAGCTGACAAAGTTGTTTCTCTCTTCCACacagtcatttttcctttgatgaatccTGTGATCTATACTCTTCGCAACCAGGAAGTGAAAACTTCTATGAGGAAGTTGTTAAATCATTATGTTGTTTGCTGA